One window of the Deltaproteobacteria bacterium genome contains the following:
- a CDS encoding ROK family protein: MKGFVVGIDLGGTNLRGAAIDLEGSFLARSFTSSLTPLSKGEGVKKLRKEIEGLLEQGLSRGYRPLGIGLGVAGVLSKDGVLTQSPNLQNLAGVPLSEELGSSLSLPLKMDNDANMYTMGEGWRGAARGVKDFCCLTLGTGVGGGIVMGGELYRGAYGTAGEIGHMVIDEDGLPCYCGNRGCLETYASGTGIVRRAMEVGQKVRSSYELYEAANRGDQMAQEIFWEMGRYLGVGMANLVNMLNPAMIVLGGKVSGAWNYFIPSALEEMKRRAFRYPVERVKVVKGMLGDDAALWGCTYLVFQELGIDLG, encoded by the coding sequence ATGAAGGGCTTCGTGGTAGGGATTGATCTGGGGGGGACCAACCTGCGAGGAGCGGCCATAGATCTAGAGGGGAGTTTTCTGGCACGGTCTTTCACCTCCTCCCTCACCCCTTTGTCGAAAGGGGAGGGGGTGAAGAAGCTCCGAAAGGAGATTGAGGGATTGTTAGAACAAGGGCTTTCTCGTGGATACAGGCCCTTGGGGATAGGCCTAGGGGTAGCGGGGGTCTTGAGCAAAGATGGAGTCCTCACCCAATCCCCCAATCTACAAAACTTGGCTGGGGTCCCTTTGAGTGAAGAATTGGGTAGCTCCTTATCTTTGCCCTTGAAGATGGATAACGATGCCAATATGTATACCATGGGAGAGGGTTGGAGAGGGGCAGCTAGGGGGGTGAAGGACTTCTGCTGCCTCACCCTGGGGACAGGGGTGGGGGGGGGGATAGTCATGGGGGGAGAGTTGTATCGCGGGGCCTATGGCACGGCAGGGGAGATAGGGCATATGGTGATTGATGAAGATGGCCTTCCGTGTTATTGTGGGAATAGGGGATGTCTAGAGACCTATGCATCCGGCACTGGAATAGTGAGGAGGGCCATGGAAGTCGGTCAAAAAGTGAGGTCGAGCTATGAACTCTATGAGGCTGCCAACCGAGGGGATCAGATGGCTCAGGAGATCTTTTGGGAGATGGGGAGATATCTCGGGGTGGGGATGGCCAATCTGGTAAATATGCTCAACCCCGCCATGATCGTCTTGGGGGGTAAGGTATCAGGGGCATGGAATTATTTCATCCCCTCGGCCCTGGAAGAGATGAAGCGAAGGGCCTTTAGATACCCTGTGGAGAGGGTGAAGGTAGTTAAGGGGATGTTGGGGGATGACGCTGCCCTGTGGGGTTGTACCTATCTGGTCTTCCAAGAACTGGGGATAGATTTGGGATAG
- a CDS encoding DNA gyrase inhibitor YacG — MVEEKVRARCPRCGKLVRWEGNPYRPFCSQRCKLIDLGKWIDEEYHLDGEESPSEEKGGERERG; from the coding sequence ATGGTGGAAGAAAAAGTGAGGGCTCGTTGCCCCCGTTGCGGTAAGTTGGTCCGCTGGGAGGGGAATCCCTATCGCCCCTTTTGTTCGCAGAGGTGTAAGCTCATCGATCTAGGGAAGTGGATAGATGAGGAGTATCACCTTGATGGCGAGGAGTCTCCATCTGAGGAGAAAGGAGGAGAGAGGGAAAGGGGTTGA
- the ccsB gene encoding c-type cytochrome biogenesis protein CcsB, which produces MVIYSVTFLLYLLFVVTKKDIIGRFAFWLILIGFFIHLAGLLVRWRESHATGYGYIPLSNLYESLVFFSWAIVLMYLIVDIRYHQRVIGVIASPLATLAIAMSSLIPGVRCEIRPLIPALQSNWLAIHVITCFLGYAAFAIAFGISVIYMIQSKRESSYRGPIRWLPSSQTLDEINYKSIVLGFPMLTLGIITGAAWANYAWGSYWSWDPKETWSLITWFIYAAFLHARFTREWRGKKTALLSIVGFMAVIFTYFGVSYLLSGLHSYL; this is translated from the coding sequence ATGGTTATCTACTCAGTCACCTTTCTCCTCTACCTCCTCTTTGTGGTGACCAAAAAGGATATAATCGGCAGATTCGCCTTCTGGCTCATCCTCATCGGTTTCTTCATCCACCTAGCCGGTCTGTTGGTCCGCTGGCGGGAAAGCCACGCCACGGGATACGGATATATCCCTCTATCCAATCTATATGAATCCCTCGTCTTCTTTTCTTGGGCCATAGTCTTGATGTATCTTATCGTGGATATAAGATATCATCAGAGGGTCATCGGTGTTATCGCCTCCCCCCTAGCCACCCTCGCCATTGCCATGAGCTCCCTTATACCGGGGGTAAGGTGCGAGATCCGTCCCCTCATCCCCGCCTTGCAAAGCAACTGGTTGGCCATCCATGTGATCACTTGTTTCCTCGGCTATGCGGCCTTCGCTATCGCTTTTGGGATAAGTGTTATCTATATGATTCAGTCAAAAAGGGAGTCATCCTATAGAGGCCCTATACGCTGGCTTCCCTCATCTCAGACCTTGGATGAGATAAATTACAAATCTATTGTCCTCGGGTTCCCCATGCTGACCCTGGGTATCATTACAGGGGCGGCATGGGCCAATTATGCCTGGGGTAGTTATTGGAGCTGGGATCCCAAGGAAACCTGGTCTTTGATTACCTGGTTTATATATGCCGCCTTCCTACACGCCAGATTCACCCGCGAGTGGAGGGGGAAAAAGACCGCTCTTCTCTCCATCGTGGGGTTTATGGCCGTTATCTTCACCTATTTTGGGGTAAGCTACCTGTTGTCTGGCCTGCACAGCTACCTTTAA
- the cobO gene encoding cob(I)yrinic acid a,c-diamide adenosyltransferase, with the protein MTRKRLSQGMIQVYTGSGKGKTTAALGLACRAVGHGYKVFIIQFMKGNIEYGELETARKLSPYLTIKQMGRETFVSRENPDSEDVRLAQEALTLAKEIILGGDYDIVILDEINVAVDFGLIEKEEVLKLMDGHPPNIELILTGRYAADEIIERADLVTEMVEVKHYYQRGIQSREGIEK; encoded by the coding sequence ATGACTAGAAAGAGATTGTCCCAGGGGATGATTCAGGTCTATACGGGTAGCGGAAAGGGAAAGACTACTGCTGCGCTGGGACTTGCCTGCCGGGCCGTGGGCCACGGCTATAAGGTCTTCATCATCCAGTTCATGAAGGGGAATATCGAATATGGTGAACTGGAGACGGCGAGGAAGTTATCCCCTTACCTGACCATAAAGCAGATGGGGCGGGAGACATTTGTTAGCCGCGAAAACCCTGATTCCGAAGACGTAAGGTTGGCCCAAGAGGCCTTGACCCTGGCTAAAGAGATAATCTTGGGGGGCGATTACGATATCGTGATCCTAGACGAGATCAATGTAGCTGTAGACTTCGGGCTTATAGAAAAGGAAGAGGTGTTAAAGCTGATGGATGGGCACCCCCCAAATATAGAATTGATCCTCACGGGACGTTATGCCGCCGACGAGATCATCGAAAGGGCTGATCTGGTCACCGAGATGGTGGAGGTAAAACATTACTACCAGAGAGGGATCCAATCCAGAGAGGGAATAGAAAAATAA
- the sucD gene encoding succinate--CoA ligase subunit alpha: protein MSIIVDENTRVLVQGITGNEGTFHTRQMIEYETKVVAGVTPGKGGQRLDGIPVFNSVKEAVEETCANASAIFVPPPFAADAIMEAAEAGVEIIVCLTEGIPTLDMVAVRQYMKGKNTKLIGPNTPGIITPGKCKIGVMAGYIHMAGKVGIASRSGTLTYEVVDQLTKLGIGQSTCVGIGGDPIIGLSFVDILQLFEADPGTDAVIIIGEIGGRAEEEAAHYFRQQMTKPIVAFIAGITAPPGRRMGHAGAIISGGVGSAKDKIKVLEEAGIVAVKSPAEVGLTMADVLRRG from the coding sequence ATGAGTATCATCGTGGATGAGAATACCAGGGTCTTAGTCCAGGGGATCACGGGCAACGAGGGGACCTTCCACACCAGACAGATGATAGAGTACGAAACCAAGGTGGTGGCAGGGGTCACCCCAGGCAAGGGGGGGCAAAGGTTGGATGGGATTCCCGTCTTCAACAGCGTAAAGGAGGCCGTGGAGGAAACCTGTGCCAATGCCTCGGCCATATTCGTCCCCCCTCCCTTTGCTGCAGATGCCATCATGGAGGCGGCTGAGGCTGGGGTGGAGATCATCGTCTGCCTCACGGAGGGGATCCCCACTCTGGACATGGTCGCTGTGCGACAGTACATGAAAGGGAAAAATACCAAATTGATCGGCCCCAACACCCCAGGAATCATCACTCCAGGGAAGTGCAAGATTGGGGTGATGGCCGGTTACATCCACATGGCAGGGAAGGTGGGGATCGCCTCCCGCAGCGGGACCCTCACCTATGAGGTGGTCGATCAACTCACCAAGCTGGGGATAGGCCAATCTACCTGCGTGGGGATCGGGGGGGATCCCATCATCGGCCTCTCCTTTGTGGACATCCTCCAATTATTTGAGGCAGATCCAGGGACCGATGCGGTAATCATCATAGGCGAGATCGGTGGCAGGGCAGAGGAGGAGGCCGCCCACTATTTTCGCCAGCAGATGACCAAGCCGATCGTCGCCTTTATTGCGGGGATAACCGCTCCCCCGGGGAGGCGTATGGGACATGCTGGGGCCATCATCTCCGGAGGGGTGGGGAGTGCAAAAGACAAGATCAAGGTCTTGGAGGAGGCCGGTATCGTCGCGGTCAAGAGCCCTGCTGAAGTAGGACTCACAATGGCCGACGTTCTGAGGAGGGGTTGA
- a CDS encoding holo-ACP synthase produces the protein MIYGIGIDILKIDRFERVLERWGDHLRKRVFTPHELSICHKKTRPGRHLALRFAAKEAFLKALGIGMFQGVAWKEIEILNDPLGRPQMRVMGKAEKICQEKGIKEIFVSISHEKEYGVAQVLLEA, from the coding sequence ATGATCTATGGCATCGGCATCGATATCTTAAAGATAGACAGGTTTGAGAGGGTCTTGGAGAGGTGGGGGGATCATCTCCGCAAAAGGGTATTCACCCCTCATGAACTATCGATCTGTCATAAAAAGACGCGGCCGGGCAGACATCTGGCCCTTCGCTTTGCCGCCAAGGAGGCCTTTTTAAAGGCCCTGGGGATAGGCATGTTTCAAGGGGTGGCCTGGAAGGAGATAGAGATCCTCAACGATCCCCTAGGACGTCCCCAGATGAGGGTAATGGGGAAGGCCGAGAAGATCTGTCAGGAAAAGGGGATAAAGGAGATTTTCGTAAGCATCTCCCACGAAAAAGAATATGGGGTTGCCCAAGTGCTGTTGGAGGCGTGA
- the dnaJ gene encoding molecular chaperone DnaJ — protein MANRDYYEILGVPRNASEEEIKKAYRRMALKYHPDRNPGDKGAEERFKEASEAYEVLRDPKKREIYDFYGHEGLKSTGFTGFRGFDDIFSSFSDIFEDFFGFSPRSSSRRGVAGADLRYDLKISLFDAAFGMETEIEILKRGRCEVCNGTGAQPGSTPQTCPHCYGRGQVNRSHGFFTISTTCPYCHGAGRVITNPCKACGGAGVVKKRGKVSLRIPPGVDTGSRLKLRGEGEGGERGGPPGDLYVIIYVEPHEFFEREGDDIICRVPIPFTMAALGGEVDVPTLDGTKKIQIPRGTQPGEIFRLKGEGIPHLNGRGRGDQINEVVVQIPKKLTKRQEELLRGFASLEGEKGTAAGSKWWKKK, from the coding sequence ATGGCGAATCGGGACTATTACGAGATATTGGGAGTGCCTCGTAACGCCTCCGAAGAGGAGATAAAAAAGGCGTATCGGAGGATGGCCCTGAAGTACCACCCCGACCGCAATCCTGGAGACAAAGGGGCGGAGGAAAGATTCAAGGAGGCATCAGAGGCCTATGAGGTATTAAGGGACCCCAAAAAGAGGGAGATATATGACTTTTATGGACATGAAGGTTTGAAAAGCACAGGTTTCACGGGGTTCAGGGGCTTTGACGACATATTTTCCTCCTTCAGCGATATCTTCGAGGATTTTTTCGGCTTTTCCCCTCGTTCTTCCAGCAGAAGGGGCGTCGCCGGCGCTGATCTCAGGTATGATCTGAAGATATCTCTATTTGATGCAGCCTTCGGTATGGAGACGGAGATCGAGATCTTAAAGAGGGGACGTTGCGAAGTTTGCAACGGGACAGGTGCCCAACCCGGTTCTACCCCTCAGACCTGCCCTCACTGTTATGGTAGAGGGCAGGTCAACAGGTCCCATGGCTTTTTTACCATCAGCACCACCTGTCCTTACTGCCACGGTGCGGGTAGGGTGATCACTAACCCCTGTAAGGCGTGTGGTGGAGCAGGAGTGGTAAAGAAGCGTGGAAAGGTCTCCCTCAGAATCCCTCCGGGGGTGGATACTGGTTCTCGGCTCAAATTGAGGGGGGAAGGAGAGGGGGGAGAAAGGGGCGGTCCTCCGGGCGACCTCTATGTCATCATCTATGTGGAACCCCATGAGTTCTTCGAGCGAGAGGGAGACGATATCATTTGCCGTGTACCTATACCTTTCACCATGGCCGCCCTAGGGGGGGAGGTTGATGTCCCCACTTTGGATGGCACCAAAAAGATCCAGATTCCCAGGGGGACACAGCCAGGGGAGATATTCAGATTGAAGGGTGAGGGGATCCCCCACTTAAACGGCCGCGGAAGGGGGGATCAGATCAATGAGGTTGTAGTCCAGATCCCCAAAAAGCTCACCAAGCGCCAGGAGGAGCTTCTCAGGGGGTTTGCCTCCTTGGAAGGAGAGAAGGGGACTGCGGCGGGTAGCAAATGGTGGAAGAAAAAGTGA